AGCGTGAGCACTTGGAATACGTCAGAAATAGAATGGCACATCAGTTTACTGTCTGTGATTTGTCGAAATCGATTGTGGACAGAATCATTGATTGTGATAAGTATTGTCTTTAGTCATTTCAGTATTTGAGGGGGAAAAATGTCAAATAGTGACAGAAAACACATCTTTTGAGGTCAAAAAGAGACCTTTTGTTCTTACTTTTATAGTCCAAAAGTTAATTTAGGAAAACAACTTGATAGCACTTGGCAATACGTAGACTGCATACCACGTTCTTCCAATCAATGACACTGCAAATATGGTCATTAAGCCAAGGAATATTTAGAGCAGTGTGAAACGTGAAACAAGATAACCCAAGATTGTGTTTTCACAAGGTTTAGAATGACCCAGTTTCAGCTATTTACAGTGTGAAAGACAGACTACAGTGAAAACATTTAGGCTGATTAAAAAGTTCAAACCGTTTCCTAAAACTGGTCAGAAAAGGAAATAAATGTCTAACTCAACCCTTTTCCTGGAGATCTAACTTCCttcagagttcagctccaaccctcaTCAAGCACaactgaaccaactaattaAATTTCTCAAGAAGCACTTCATAATTACAGACAGGCGtatttgatcagggttggaacgGAACTCTGAAGGAAGTTAGATCTCCAGGAAAAGGGTTGGGCACCCCTGATCTAAATGATACTCACTAGGTAGAGTGACATTGAAGCTCTTTTTGATGCTGATTCTGCCGCTGCTAATCTTTAGTTTATAGAGTCCAGAGTCTGTGTTTGTGAtgttcatgatggtcagagatccagtttgatgatccagcttcagtctgtctctgaatctctctttACACTGTTCATCTGTACAGATCTTACTCTGATCTCCAGTGATTTCAGCAATGAGAGTGTGATTAAAATACCATGTCATCACTTCATTTGGGTTTTTTATCATTCCAGTGTCTAAAGTGACAGATTCACCCTCCTTCACTGACTTTCTCTTCATTTCATCTCGTTCAGCAGCAGAAACACCTGAAACACAAACCAACAGTTGAAACAAAAACCAATAGCAAACAAACTCCACagcatgaaagaactgtgaatCTGAAAGTGATTTTCTGGCCTTTCTTCATGTAGCAGGGTAGTGTTATCTGTTTTTGGCCCGGTTTGGATCTGATTGGTGGACCAATGAGATGTAAGCAGCCCTACTACTTAAGGATTCTTATTTTGAGGGGTAGCGTGGTGTCTGGTTGATTATGAGCTCTTCTCTTCCTGGCATTCCCCTTTCCGTTCCTCACTGCGTCAGGTAGGGTAAGACCGAATTGACTATTGCTGTGAATGGAGCGAAGTTAATCCGCGCTATTTATAGTTTGATTTTAGAGTGGGGCTGGTGGCATCGATATTGCGGCAAGTGTGTGGCGGAGTTCGCTTCCAGGTATGTTTCGTGCTCGTATTAAACTTTTCAGTCGCTTGTGACGGtggtatttattttgtgttgctCTCAGTAATGGTGACACAAGCGGATGCGTGAATGCTGTCTGGTACGTTGAGTCACACTTGTTGGAGTAACCATATAGCTTTGCGCTGGTCTTCGTTCAACCCTAACCGTAAGTACgttttgtttctctttcctgAAAACGGGACTTAGTAGATTTAGTTTAACATTTGTTTTACCCTTTAAAACCGGTGTTGTGTAATATTCGGTTCCTGTGAAAAACTGTTCCAGTGGGCGGGGTATAGATGAATATGCATAAGTTCGCTCGGCGATGGGCGTGGCTTTGTTGAACCGCAAACAGTGAATGGAATGGAAACTGGTTTTCTGTGATGGAGTATTTTCATTAAGTAATAACGGCGAAGGTTCGTATTCTTTACATAATCGgttaaaatgattttgcatGTGCTTTTATTAGAGCGCTTTTTATTctgattttaaatcattttgctGTGTAACCTTGTAACGTCAGGGATTAAGACTAAAGCCAGAGCACAAACGAACTGAGCTGATATTTCTGTTATTTGTCGTATCTTTTGAAGCTGTAAACtgtttccttgtttattttGCAGCAACACAACTTTAGCAAGAATGACTGAATAAAGCACAGATATAGCCTAGCTAACAAgcatgtttaaataaacatttttaaatgttctctggtgttgttttgtgttattTCTTGCCCGTTTTTAACCACAATTACACTTGGAACATATTGACAATACACTTAGCCTACTTTGAGCATTATGATTATGTGATTTTAAATAGGCTTCCATTTACACTTTTATAAAAGCAAGTCTTTTTCCTGTGGACAACtaaaaggtttttaatgttGCAAGGGATTTGTAAATGCCACATAAAGTTCTActtgtattcattcattctttctgtATAAAAGTGCTTTGGTGATTCTGTGTTAAACATTAAAAGGAAGTTACAGATTTGGAATAACAACTGTAGcctaaaacaattttaaaaagtacatttctaATCTAATCTGTTTTGCAATCACATTAGCTGGGTAAAACCATTAAATCACTCATTAAGGCAGGTACTTATGACACactaatggttttaatggtttaaaatgtaatggtttcATACTCAATATCATACTCAATATTATAATCATGAAATGCTAGATTGACTTGCATTAATACCTACTTGCATGAATGAAGTGCtatataagaaaatatgttattaaaaactttttattttgcagTCTAAAAGGAAATTCAGATGTAACTATCTGcatatttaagtaaatatgtaGCAAGAAACTGCTAGGTTTTGAGTCTTAAGGTCTACTTACATCAGTCCATGTTTGCTATGTTTCAGATAGGCCTATGCTTAACAGAATAAATACACAGTTAtgttaaaagctgaagaatacATAAATGTGAATGCACAGTGTGGTTGAGGAACAGATTATTACAACAAAAGTCCAaaccaaagaaaaacacatatattataATGTGTGAGTTTGACAGTCTGTTCCTGATTAACCATCTCTGCACCTTGAGGGCAATTCATTAATCAGATAAGTCATTAATAAATCCAATTTGTTAGGCCTCTAGCACTGAATCAACTGGTGTAGAACTGAATATAAGCCTGATAGGTAAACTTGGCCTTCTACCCCAAATTTGTCAATTTGTTGGAAACAATGGATGAAACAACTTTCCAACTGTTGTTGGGTTTAAAAATATCTGGAACATTACCTGATGATCTGTCAAAAAACCAAAAATATGTACTTCTAAGAAAGGCAAAGAACTTCATGATTAAAGGTGAGTTGGGCGTATTTAGTGATAGCACTTTGAAGACCTTGGTTGGGTGAGTCTTGTGGTCTGTTAAGATATCTTAATGAACAAAATTTGCTACTTTTAGATGAAGCTTTATACTACATAAGAAGACGTGGAGAGGGTGGTTTAGCCAAGGTTTTAAGTAAAGAGGAGGCCAAAGATGTTTTTACTGAATTCCATACAAATGCAATTGGTGCCCACTGTGGCATAGTAAAAACCACTGATGCCATCAGTAAAAGATTTTATTGGCCTTCCATGACTGTAGATATCAGAAATTGGGTAAGTAGAAATTAATGATTACTTTTTCATATGTTAATACATTCTCGCACTGTTAATACTACCATCTCTGTTAGGTCATGCACTGTGCAGCCTGTCAGGCTAAGCAAACTGAAATCAAAAACAAAGCTGACTATACACCTATTGaggtaaattaatttaaatggaaTGCTTATATTATTTTCTACTTCTGAAACCAACCACATTAAACATATGTCACTTTTTTCCTCGGGTGGCTGAGCCGTGGGAAATTGTTGGAATGGATTTAGTGGGAAAGCTCACACCAACTGAAAATGGCTATCAGTATATATGTGTGATGATAGACTATTGCACAAAGTGGTGTGAGGCTTTCCCACTAAAAACTAAAAGTGCAGAGGAGGTTACAGGTTGCATTGTaaagttattttacaaattTGGTGCACCAAAAAGGTTGTTAACTGACCAAGGCACAGAATTTGTGAACAAGGTTAGGGTTATACTATACTTGAATTagctgtttttaatttgtttctttaGGACTTgggaaaaatattataattccCATTGATTGTTTATATACAGATCAATATGGGTGTCTGTCAGTTACTGGGAATCCAAAGAAGTTTTTGTGCACCGTACCACCCACAGACTAATGGCTTGGTTGAAAGACTTAATGGCACAATTCAAAGGTATGAAATTGACAATTCccaataaactaaactattgaCTATCGATGGTAGTTGAAGAATGTCTATTCTCTTGTCCCTCACATTAACTGGGTGATGTGTCAAAATGACTACATAAATGAAGAATGTTTTACTATTGATGGCTCTTCTCATAATCCAAGGTCGTTGAGTAAGCTGGTGGGAAAGCAGCCACAAAATTGGGCAGACTACTTGGAGGCCACAATGTTTGGTCTCCGCACAAAAAAGCAAATGACTACACAATATTCTCCATACTACTTGATGTTTGGACGTGAAGCTAGGTATCCATGTGAGGTACCTGACAATTATGAGGTTAGTATTTACATGTCGGTGTTATTTTCTTATTATCTTTTGCAAACCAAAGTTAAATGCAACTTTTCTTGCCTAGATCAATGAGAGCATTGAGGATATTGTAGCAGAGGAGTGTGTCGCAGAATGCATCAAAAGGCACGACAGGATATTAAAAACTGTACAGGAGAATATTAGTTGCGTTCaacgtaaaattaaaaaaagaaaactggaaGAGGGATTATCCCTTGAAATCAAAGTTGGAGACCGAGTGTTGCGTCAGAACGTGCGAAGCAGGCAGAGAAAGGGTGGTAAATTGGACCCAGACTACATTGGTCCATACACCGTTATGAATGTGGATGGCAAATCCATTGATTTGAAGGACGATAAAGGACGTTTTTGTCCAAAGATTAACAAGGACCATTTAGTTCATTTTTTGGAGGAGTATCCCTCAAAAGTCCCCAAACTCAGTGATTCCTTTCCCGTTACGGTATCCTCAGCCCTCACTAACCCACCTGGCTTCACCCCTGCCGCTACCACCCAGCCTCCTGCCTGTGCCGCTACCATCCAGCCTGCTTTCCAGACTAACTGTCCTGCAAAACTCTGTATATTATTTTGCCAACATGCATGCACATGTTcgtttaaataacttttttagttgcaatgaatgaaaactgttctctctctctctctataaagTGTTACAAGAAATATGGGCAAGAAAAAAAGGTGGGACACTCTGCAGTAAAATTGGCccatataaattatttacatggGACATTGAACGCCTTAGACCTGGGGAATTGCTCGAAAGTGAGGTAGGTGATGCAACTTATTCATATTCTTGAATTTGCAAATTGTGTTACtgcttttgtaaaaaaaaaaaaaaaaaaaaaaagtcttctaGGCATAAACCCATAAGGGTATGCTCTGtgtaaatttttgttttatttgttttaggttATCAATGCATACTTGTCCTACCTCATAAAAAATTATGCTGGCAAGGCATATGTGCTTGATTCCTTTCAAGCAACAAGTATTTGGCAAGGCAATCCCAGTTCAATGAAaagcgtaaaaaaaaaaaaaattttactgTGAGAGAACTGGTGAACTGAACTGTTGTTACAATGTTCCATTGCATCTCTAGATGAATCCAGGGGCGTATGATGTTCTTATTGGAACAGTTAATGAGAACAATCACTGGACGCTCCTGGTCTGTTTCTTTCCATTCTTGTCCTGCACTGTAAATTCAACTCGTTTAAATTCAGAGCAAGATTCATgcataattatttttgcaggTGATATATCCTAAAAAACTGAGAATACTGTACCTAAATTCACTCGGTGAAAACCAAAGTAAATTGGAACACTGTAAAAAGGCTGTAAGGTCAGTACAAATATATGCCTttcttatacattttaattgttagtCTTATTaccttttattaacattttaaatatttctaattcAAACAAAGCAAATTTATGGCCACAAAAGGAAGTCTTGGGGAAAAGTGGGAATGTGGTAAAGTACCACACTGCTTACTGAAAGATGACAATTCATGTGGGGTATTTGTATGCAAAGTACgtatatatttaattgatatttaaattgtgaatttatGCCCTGTTTTCATTACATCATTTTGTAGTTTGCAGAAGCTATTTTAAAAGGAGGTAATTTGGAGTTTGAAAGCACAGTAGCCAACATAAATGTCATTCGCCAAGACATAGGCATTTGCCTTCTACATGAAACAggtgtatatataatgtaactatatttaatataaaatggaCCATAAGGTACAACTGACACATTCTTTCACCAATATTATGTGCATCACTTTGCTTAATTTATTTCCACAGAGGACCTCTCTGAACTATGCTTGGCCTGTGGGGACAAATATCCATACACAGAAGACACTGAGGACTCTTGGGTCTGCAAATTAGCAAACTGTTCTTCATTTCACCCtgcttaaaaacatgttatAACGTCTGTGTCTCTTTCAGATTCAGTGTGACAGCTGCAATGGATGGTTTCACTGGGAATGTGTAAACCGACCCAATATAAAagattgttttgtttgtcaCGGATGCCAAGGCCCTGCTTAATTTTGTATTAaggcttttctttctttcttataaTGCACATCTTCAGATAACATGCATTCTGATAAAGCAAACCGAGTGAAATGCATTGTTTTGGGTAATTATCCAATAAATAAAAGAGGGAAAAAGTTGACCCCTGTCTCCTCTTTTATAAAAGTGTAAATAGAAGCCTATTTAAAATCACATAATCATAATGCTCAAAGTAGGCTAAGTGTATTGTCAATATGATCCAAGTGTAATTGTGGTTAAAAACGGGCAAGAAATAACACAAAACGACaccagaaaacatttaaaaatgtttatttaaacatgcTTGTTAGCTAGGCTacatttgtgtttgtcattCTTGCTAAAGTTGTGTTGCTGCaaaataaacaaggaaacaGTTTACAGCTTCAAAAGATACGACAAATAACAGAAATATCAGCTCAGTTCGTTTGTGCTCTGGCTTTAGTCTTAATCCCTGACGTTACAAGGTTACACagcaaaatgatttaaaatcagAATAAAAAGCGCTCTAATAAAAGCACatgcaaaatcattttaacCGATTATGTAAAGAATACGAACCTTCGCCGTTATTACTTAATGAAAATACTCCATCACAGAAAACCAGTTTCCATTCCATTCACTGTTTGCGGTTCAACAAAGCCACGCCCATCGCAGAGCGAACTTATGCATATTCATCTATACCCCGCCCACTGGAACAGTTTTTCACAGGAACCGAATATTACACAACACCGgctgtgtcggcgccgacacatcagaccaagctgtattcatgttaccataactcttctaccgtttgcactatcaaaataattcaatttgCTCCTGATAGCAGACAACATGCGCTTTTCGGCAATATATGGCTTATTACGGTAATTTCTTGCGCTCCGTCAACAAATGACGGCAGATTTCCGGGAGAGCGGGAAGGGAGAATTTGAATGGAGAGATAGGGAGCGCGGAGTttgttattgcataaaataataaacaaaatgaacaaaaacatggtcaaggaggagtaaacagcataagagtcgattaggatgatttttgatgagactttgggagcaggctgagtgagactttttcacatgtggtgtgtgcgtcgctataatgagtccgcgcatgtaaatgaatgggtgcacgcatgtacatgcatgtgtacatgtgtgcgtgtatgaacaaaaaagcctcctgaatgaaaactgtgcaacccagtgtcccaaaaatacttgtatatatgtattatagttgaattttgaagaagtgttggattatttcgatcatgatttttctcttttttttttttctaaataataataaaaaaaaaatattccgtttttttatttgtctatttaaattctgttcacaaactcaaaacacaagattaatggtcaaaaactgtactttttggaaagccatttgttttctgaaaaagacaccttgcacttgaaaatagcacattctgttagaattttacagtcaaataaacaaaatgtgtgaaaatgacctattttacccttaggttttaaagggttaaaggtAAAAGGGGGAATGAAACATCACCGCCTCTAAGTTGATCTCTTGGTGAAGATACTACCTGTGACGCCGCTGCTGTTTTGCTTAGGGcatttttgttcttgttttgagTACAGACCTGTTGTAAGTCCTTGCTTACGGCTTCGCTGTTTGGCGGGTCGTTTGGGCCGATCTCTGTGCATTTGCCAGGCCatctatctgttttattttgatttagtttcttttagtataattttgttTGAGCATCGCGCTgtggttttctttttcttttttttgtactttgggTTTCTTTTATAACGGAgttaacttttatattgtttctttttttgattTGTGGTTGTTCTGCAGCTTTATAACTCCCTTTATATTTCCGTGTCATGTATTGTATTACGTCATCGTAAAGAATCCATATTCTTTacttcatttgtttggtaattCTGGTGTCATTCAGGAACTGTGATTTTTGCTCTCACTGCATTTGGTGCCCTCAGGAGGCCAGCGTACTGGAGTCCCTACAATTAGTAAATTTAGTCTGTAaatttagttggtttgttttgcattctttataattttctttttataatttttggttaatgtttttcatttctgtCTCCAGGAGCCAGTGAGGACTCTGTGTGGGGCAGGGGAGGCTAGCCGCTTTCCTTCCATGGTGTGTCTCACggggtgttgtgtgtgtgtgtgtgtgtgtgtgtgtgtgttggtacaATTTgctttactgtgtgtgtgtgaggtgctTGCTGTGGTGTGAATTTAGGTGGGTTTGGATGACCTCCCGAGTTGCAGCCGGCCTGCCCTGTTCCCACTAAGCCTAGCCCTggagttattttaataatctggtGGTGTttctggagagagagagagagattttattgatattattataataaagtgtatttttgtATTGACACTCATGTCTCACTAGATCTTATTTCCTTGCCTTcaactggtaaaatgtacctgTGTCCTTACTGGGAGTATTTCCCTGGTGCTCCACCAGGGTGGCGTAGTCGGATTAAACCAATTGCGATGTTTGGGGTCTGTTAGACCTATATGCACTGCCACATTCACTTTCAGTCTAAAAAGCACATTTGACCACATTTTATGCTTCTAAACATATTTTGCATACTTTTCTCATCAGTTCTCTGCAATTTGAATCACTGAACACAATGATCtgatttaaatgtacaaaatgtgcTATAGTAAATATAACTGCTCACCACAGACAGTAACACCGAACGTCTCGTGACTGATGCTGCTGCCGCCGCTGATGACTTGATTAtgataaagtccagagtctgtggttctggtgtctccgatggtcagagatccagtctgatgatccagtttcagtctgtctctgaatctctcatcacTATATTTacactgaacatctgtacaGATAAAACTGAGATCTCCAGTGGTTTGAGCGATGCGGATGTCATTAATATACCATCTAATCTCTTCTTGTTGGTTTGTTTCAACATCAGTGtgtagagtgactgaatctccctccatcactgtcACTCTCTCTGCATCAACATAACCTGAAGAAATAAACataagcaaaataaaattataaaatgggaAAATGCTGTGAAAATGTCCTTTTCCACAGATCAATAAAGATTGAGAGTATAGTGAAATAAGTGCAAGACAGTTCTCAGATCACGTACTGGATCAAACACCCACGAGATCAAAGATTATACTCACCAGTGACATCAACACTAAAGCTCTTTAAGATGCTGAATCTGATGGTGGTTATCAGTAGATAATagagtccagagtctgtggttctggtgtttgtgatggtcagagatccagtcatATGATTCAGCTTCAGTCTGCCTCTGAATCTGACATCAGCATATAAacactgaacatctgtacaAATAAAACTAAGATCTCCATTGATTTCAGCGATGCgaatgtcattaaaaatccaTTTCATCAAATAATTTGTGGTTTTCACTACACCAGGATCTAAAATAACAGATTCTCCCTCCTTCACCGACTTTGTCTTCATTTTATCTCCTTCTGGAGCATCTGAAACACAAATCAACTGCTGCTGAAGGATCTTTTGctgaaaacaacaaataaactaCACAAAATGAGAGAACTGTTACAGATAAGGAACGTAATGACTCACAATAGACCGAAACACTGAGGAGCTGAAGAAGACTGTCGCTGCTGCTGTTGATCTGTAGTTTATagagtccagagtctgtggtgcTGATGTtagtgatggtcagagatccagtcatATAATTCACCTTCAGTCTGTTTCTGAATATCTCTGCACCATTATTACACTGAACATCTGTACTGTTCTTACTCTGATCTCCATTGATTTCAGCAATGCAAAAGTcattaaaataccatctaaTTTCTTCTTGTTGGATTGTTTCAATATCAGTGTatagagtgactgaatctccctctAACACAGACACTGGCACTATATCTGTATCAACACcggggggaaaaaagaagaaataaacaGTTAATTACAATCCAGCAAAAAGGGAAGAGCAGGGAACAACTCTTTTTGGCTTTGTCAGACTGTCTAAACACATTTGCATTTCAGAGTATTTCATTTCCCCCACATTAATTTCATACATTTAGTACAAatatggaccctttaggtaacCAGCCCAGAGACAGCttttttacgtttttttaaaatgtattgttatttttttttggagagtGTAACCTGTGTGGAAACTCTTTAAAAATGGTATGTATGAAATCGTCCCATATTCCCTTAATCCTCTGGTGCTCTTCGGTCACTTTTGAC
The sequence above is a segment of the Onychostoma macrolepis isolate SWU-2019 chromosome 22, ASM1243209v1, whole genome shotgun sequence genome. Coding sequences within it:
- the LOC131530697 gene encoding uncharacterized protein LOC131530697, whose amino-acid sequence is MKHVSIFLFLLLFVRGHDIVPVSVLEGDSVTLYTDIETIQQEEIRWYFNDFCIAEINGDQSKNSTDVQCNNGAEIFRNRLKVNYMTGSLTITNISTTDSGLYKLQINSSSDSLLQLLSVSVYYAPEGDKMKTKSVKEGESVILDPGVVKTTNYLMKWIFNDIRIAEINGDLSFICTDVQCLYADVRFRGRLKLNHMTGSLTITNTRTTDSGLYYLLITTIRFSILKSFSVDVTGYVDAERVTVMEGDSVTLHTDVETNQQEEIRWYINDIRIAQTTGDLSFICTDVQCKYSDERFRDRLKLDHQTGSLTIGDTRTTDSGLYHNQVISGGSSISHETFGVTVCGVSAAERDEMKRKSVKEGESVTLDTGMIKNPNEVMTWYFNHTLIAEITGDQSKICTDEQCKERFRDRLKLDHQTGSLTIMNITNTDSGLYKLKISSGRISIKKSFNVTLPMVSDPGLSPAAVAGRVGLCVGVAAVLLFFIAGVIYYRKRQAGQQRVYRCRYRQTW